One genomic region from Bos indicus isolate NIAB-ARS_2022 breed Sahiwal x Tharparkar chromosome 17, NIAB-ARS_B.indTharparkar_mat_pri_1.0, whole genome shotgun sequence encodes:
- the SBNO1 gene encoding protein strawberry notch homolog 1 isoform X3, translating into MVEPGQDLLLAALSESGISPNDLFDIDGGDAGLATPTPTPPIQQQPPSTTTFVLNQINQLPTLGSTIVMTKTPPVTTNRQTITLTKFIQTTANTRPSVSAPAVRNAMTSAPSKDQVQLKDLLKNNSLNELMKLKPPANIAQPVATAATDVSNGTVKKESSNKEVARIWINDMKMRSFSPTMKVPVVKEEDEPEEEDEEEMGHAETYAEYMPIKLKIGLRHPDAVVETSSLSSVTPPDVWYKTSISEETIDNGWLSALQLEAITYAAQQHETFLPNGDRAGFLIGDGAGVGKGRTIAGIIYENYLLSRKRALWFSVSNDLKYDAERDLRDIGAKNILVHSLNKFKYGKISSKHNGSVKKGVIFATYSSLIGESQSGGKYKTRLKQLLHWCGDDFDGVIVFDECHKAKNLCPVGSSKPTKTGLAVLELQNKLPKARVVYASATGASEPRNMAYMNRLGIWGEGTPFREFSDFIQAVERRGVGAMEIVAMDMKLRGMYIARQLSFTGVTFKIEEVLLSQSYVKMYNKAVKLWVIARERFQQAADLIDAEQRMKKSMWGQFWSAHQRFFKYLCIASKVKRVVQLAREEIKNGKCVVIGLQSTGEARTLEALEEGGGELNDFVSTAKGVLQSLIEKHFPAPDRKKLYSLLGIDLTAPSNSSSPRDSPCKENKTKKRKGEEITREAKKARKIGGLTGSSSDDSGSESDASDNEESDYESSKNMSSGDDDDFNPFRDESSEDDEDDPWLIRKDHKKNKDKKKRKSIDPDSIQSALLASGLGSKRPSFSSTPVISPAPNSAPANSNTNSNSSLITSQDAVERAQQMKKDLLDKLEKLAEDLPPNTLDELIDELGGPENVAEMTGRKGRVVSNDDGSISYESRSELDVPVEILNITEKQRFMDGDKNIAIISEAASSGISLQADRRAKNQRRRVHMTLELPWSADRAIQQFGRTHRSNQVTAPEYVFLISELAGEQRFASIVAKRLESLGALTHGDRRATESRDLSRFNFDNKYGRNALEIVMKSIVNLDSPMVSPPPDYPGEFFKDVRQGLIGVGLINVEDRSGILTLDKDYNNIGKFLNRILGMEVHQQNALFQYFADTLTAVVQNAKKNGRYDMGILDLGSGDEKVRKSDVKKFLTPGYSTSGHVELYTISVERGMSWEEATKIWAELTGPDDGFYLSLQIRNNKKTAILVKEVNPKKKLFLVYRPNTGKQLKLEIYADLKKKYKKVVSDDAVVHWLDQYNSSADTCTHAYWRGNCKKASLGLVCEIGLRCRTYYVLCGSVLSVWTKVEGVLASVSGTNVKMQIVRLRTEDGQRIVGLIIPANCVSPLINLLSTSDQSQQLAVQQKQLWQQRHPQSIASLSST; encoded by the exons ATGGTGGAACCAGGGCAAGATTTACTGCTTGCTGCTTTGAGCGAGAGTGGAATTAGTCCAAATGACCTCTTTGATATTGATGGTGGAGATGCGGGGCTTGCAACTCCAACACCTACCCCTCCCATACAGCAG CAGCCTCCATCTACTACAACATTTGTGCTGAATCAAATAAATCAGCTTCCAACCTTGGGATCTACAATTGTAATGACTAAGACACCACCTGTAACCACGAATAGGCAAACCATCACTTTAACGAAGTTCATTCAGACTACTGCAAACACACGCCCTTCAGTCTCAGCACCAGCAGTACGAAATGCCATGACTTCCGCACCTTCAAAAGACCAAGTTCAACTGAAGGACCTGCTAAAAAATAATAGTCTGAATGAACTCATGAAACTGAAGCCACCTGCTAATATTGCTCAGCCAGTTGCAACAGCAGCTA CTGATGTAAGCAATGGCACAGTAAAGAAAGAGTCTTCTAATAAAGAAGTAGCAAGAATATGGATAAATGACATGAAAATGAGGAGTTTTTCCCCAACCATG AAGGTCCCTGTTGTGAAAGAGGAAGATGAACCAGAAGAAGAAGACGAAGAAGAAATGGGTCATGCGGAAACCTATGCAgagtatatgccaataaaat TAAAAATTGGCCTACGTCACCCAGATGCCGTAGTTGAGACTAGTTCTTTATCCAGTGTTACTCCTCCTGATGTTTGGTAcaagacatctatttctgaagAAACCATTGATAATGGCTGGTTATCAGCATTACAGCTTGAAGCAATTACTTATGCAGCCCAG caacatgaaaCGTTCCTACCTAATGGAGATCGTGCTGGCTTCTTAATAGGCGATGGTGCTGGTGTAGGAAAAGGAAGGACAATAGCAGGAATCATCTATGAAAATTATTTGTTGAGTAGAAAAAGGGCTTTGTG GTTCAGTGTTTCAAATGATTTAAAGTATGATGCTGAAAGAGATTTGAGGGATATTGGAGCAAAAAACATTTTGGTCCATTCATTGAATAAG tttaaatatggaaaaatttCTTCCAAACATAATGGGAGTGTGAAGAAGGGTGTTATTTTTGCTACCTATTCTTCCCTTATTGGTGAAAGTCAGTCTGGTGGTAAATATAAAACGAGGTTAAAACAACTTCTACATTGGTGCGGTGATGACTTCGATGGAGTG ATAGTTTTTGATGAATGTCATAAAGCAAAAAACTTATGTCCTGTTGGTTCTTCAAAGCCAACCAAGACAGGCTTAGCAGTTTTAGAACTTCAGAACAAATTGCCAAAAGCTAGAGTTGTCTATGCTAGTGCCACTG GTGCTTCTGAACCACGAAATATGGCCTATATGAACCGTCTTGGAATATGGGGTGAGGGAACTCCATTTAGAGAATTCAGTGACTTTATTCAGGCAGTAGAACGGAG agGTGTTGGTGCCATGGAAATAGTTGCTATGGATATGAAGCTTAGAGGAATGTACATTGCTCGACAGCTGAGCTTTACTGGAGTGACCTTCAAAATTGAGGaagttcttctttctcagagctATGTTAAAATGTATAACAAAGCAGTCAAACTG TGGGTCATTGCTCGAGAGCGGTTTCAGCAAGCTGCAGATCTGATTGATGCTGAGCAGAGAATGAAGAAATCCATGTGGGGTCAGTTCTGGTCTGCTCACCAGAGATTTTTCAAATACTTGTGCATAGCGTCCAAAGTTAAAAGAGTTGTGCAACTAGCTCGAGAAGAAATCAAGAATGGAAAA tgtgTTGTAATTGGTCTGCAGTCTACGGGAGAAGCTAGAACATTAGAAGCCTTGGAAGAGGGCGGGGGAGAATTGAATGATTTTGTTTCAACTGCCAA AGGAGTGTTACAGTCACTCATTGAAAAACACTTCCCTGCTCCGGATAGAAAAAAGCTTTATAGTTTGCTGGGAATTGATTTGACAGCTCCAAGTAACAGCAGTTCACCAAGAGATAGTCCttgtaaggaaaataaaacaaagaagcgGAAAG GTGAAGAAATAACTCGAGAAGCCAAAAAAGCACGAAAAATAGGTGGCCTTACTGGTAGCAGTTCTGATGATAGTGGAAGTGAATCTGATGCCTCTGATAATGAAGAAAGTGACTATGAGAGCTCTAAAAACATGAGTTCTGGAGATGATGATGATTTCAACCCATTCAGAGATGAGTCTAGTGAGGATGATGAAGATG ATCCCTGGTTAATCAGAAAAGatcataagaaaaacaaagataaaaaaaaaaggaaaagtatagaTCCAGATTCTATTCAAAGTGCCTTATTAGCGTCAGGTCTTGGATCAAAACGACCTAGTTTTTCTTCTACACCAGTTATTTCACCTGCTCCTAACAGTGCACCAG CTAACAGTAACACCAACAGCAACAGTAGCCTTATAACAAGTCAAGATGCCGTGGAAAGGGCCCAACAGATGAAGAAAGACCTACTTGATAAACTAGAAAAATTAGCTGAAGACCTCCCTCCTAATACCCTGGATGAACTTATTGATGAACTTGGTGGCCCTGAAAATGTTGCTGAG ATGACTGGCCGCAAGGGGAGGGTCGTAAGCAATGATGATGGAAGCATATCTTATGAGTCAAGATCTGAACTTGATGTTCCTGTGGAAATActaaatattacagaaaaacaaagatttatgGATGGAGATAAG AATATTGCTATCATCTCAGAAGCTGCCAGCTCAGGCATTTCATTACAAGCGGATAGAAGGGCTAAAAATCAAAGGCGAAGAGTTCATATGACTCTGGAGTTACCATGGAGTGCTGATAGAGCAATTCAGCAATTTG GACGAACTCATAGATCAAATCAAGTTACCGCTCCTGAATATGTCTTTCTGATTTCTGAATTGGCAGGAGAACAAAGATTTGCATCTATTGTTGCTAAAAGACTTGAGAGTTTG GGCGCACTTACACATGGAGACAGAAGAGCAACAGAATCTAGAGATCTGAGCCGGTTCAACTTCGATAATAAG TATGGAAGAAATGCTTTAGAAATTGTCATGAAATCCATTGTAAACCTAGATTCTCCTATGGTATCACCACCTCCAGACTATCCTGGAGAATTCTTTAAAG atgtTCGACAAGGACTGATAGGAGTTGGTCTAATAAATGTAGAAGATCGTTCAGGAATTCTTACTCTAGATAAAG ATTATAACAACataggaaaattcttaaacagaattTTGGGCATGGAAGTGCATCAACAGAATGCACTATTTCAGTATTTCGCAGACACACTTACTGCAGTCGttcaaaatgccaaaaaaaatggAAGATACGATATGGGAATCTTAG ATCTTGGTTCTGGGGATGAAAAAGTGAGGAAAAGTGATGTTAAGAAGTTTCTGACTCCAGGATATTCAACATCTGGCCATGTAGAATTATACACA ataagTGTGGAGAGGGGAATGTCCTGGGAGGAAGCTACCAAGATTTGGGCTGAGCTGACAGGACCAGATGATGGCTTTTATTTGTCATTGCAA ataagaaACAACAAGAAAACTGCCATCTTAGTTAAAGAAGTAAACCCTAAAAAGAAGCTTTTCTTAGTTTATAGACCAAATACCGGGAAACAACTCAAATTAGAAATTTATGCTgatctaaaaaagaaatataagaag gtagtCTCAGACGATGCCGTGGTCCACTGGTTAGATCAGTATAATTCATCTGCAGATACTTGTACTCATGCTTATtg
- the SBNO1 gene encoding protein strawberry notch homolog 1 isoform X1 has product MVEPGQDLLLAALSESGISPNDLFDIDGGDAGLATPTPTPPIQQSVPLSALELGLETEAAVPVKQEPETVPTPALLNVRQQPPSTTTFVLNQINQLPTLGSTIVMTKTPPVTTNRQTITLTKFIQTTANTRPSVSAPAVRNAMTSAPSKDQVQLKDLLKNNSLNELMKLKPPANIAQPVATAATDVSNGTVKKESSNKEVARIWINDMKMRSFSPTMKVPVVKEEDEPEEEDEEEMGHAETYAEYMPIKLKIGLRHPDAVVETSSLSSVTPPDVWYKTSISEETIDNGWLSALQLEAITYAAQQHETFLPNGDRAGFLIGDGAGVGKGRTIAGIIYENYLLSRKRALWFSVSNDLKYDAERDLRDIGAKNILVHSLNKFKYGKISSKHNGSVKKGVIFATYSSLIGESQSGGKYKTRLKQLLHWCGDDFDGVIVFDECHKAKNLCPVGSSKPTKTGLAVLELQNKLPKARVVYASATGASEPRNMAYMNRLGIWGEGTPFREFSDFIQAVERRGVGAMEIVAMDMKLRGMYIARQLSFTGVTFKIEEVLLSQSYVKMYNKAVKLWVIARERFQQAADLIDAEQRMKKSMWGQFWSAHQRFFKYLCIASKVKRVVQLAREEIKNGKCVVIGLQSTGEARTLEALEEGGGELNDFVSTAKGVLQSLIEKHFPAPDRKKLYSLLGIDLTAPSNSSSPRDSPCKENKTKKRKGEEITREAKKARKIGGLTGSSSDDSGSESDASDNEESDYESSKNMSSGDDDDFNPFRDESSEDDEDDPWLIRKDHKKNKDKKKRKSIDPDSIQSALLASGLGSKRPSFSSTPVISPAPNSAPANSNTNSNSSLITSQDAVERAQQMKKDLLDKLEKLAEDLPPNTLDELIDELGGPENVAEMTGRKGRVVSNDDGSISYESRSELDVPVEILNITEKQRFMDGDKNIAIISEAASSGISLQADRRAKNQRRRVHMTLELPWSADRAIQQFGRTHRSNQVTAPEYVFLISELAGEQRFASIVAKRLESLGALTHGDRRATESRDLSRFNFDNKYGRNALEIVMKSIVNLDSPMVSPPPDYPGEFFKDVRQGLIGVGLINVEDRSGILTLDKDYNNIGKFLNRILGMEVHQQNALFQYFADTLTAVVQNAKKNGRYDMGILDLGSGDEKVRKSDVKKFLTPGYSTSGHVELYTISVERGMSWEEATKIWAELTGPDDGFYLSLQIRNNKKTAILVKEVNPKKKLFLVYRPNTGKQLKLEIYADLKKKYKKVVSDDAVVHWLDQYNSSADTCTHAYWRGNCKKASLGLVCEIGLRCRTYYVLCGSVLSVWTKVEGVLASVSGTNVKMQIVRLRTEDGQRIVGLIIPANCVSPLINLLSTSDQSQQLAVQQKQLWQQRHPQSIASLSST; this is encoded by the exons ATGGTGGAACCAGGGCAAGATTTACTGCTTGCTGCTTTGAGCGAGAGTGGAATTAGTCCAAATGACCTCTTTGATATTGATGGTGGAGATGCGGGGCTTGCAACTCCAACACCTACCCCTCCCATACAGCAG TCAGTGCCACTTAGTGCATTAGAACTAGGTTTGGAGACTGAAGCAGCAGTTCCTGTTAAACAAGAACCAGAGACGGTACCTACTCCAGCACTTTTAAATGTTAGG CAGCAGCCTCCATCTACTACAACATTTGTGCTGAATCAAATAAATCAGCTTCCAACCTTGGGATCTACAATTGTAATGACTAAGACACCACCTGTAACCACGAATAGGCAAACCATCACTTTAACGAAGTTCATTCAGACTACTGCAAACACACGCCCTTCAGTCTCAGCACCAGCAGTACGAAATGCCATGACTTCCGCACCTTCAAAAGACCAAGTTCAACTGAAGGACCTGCTAAAAAATAATAGTCTGAATGAACTCATGAAACTGAAGCCACCTGCTAATATTGCTCAGCCAGTTGCAACAGCAGCTA CTGATGTAAGCAATGGCACAGTAAAGAAAGAGTCTTCTAATAAAGAAGTAGCAAGAATATGGATAAATGACATGAAAATGAGGAGTTTTTCCCCAACCATG AAGGTCCCTGTTGTGAAAGAGGAAGATGAACCAGAAGAAGAAGACGAAGAAGAAATGGGTCATGCGGAAACCTATGCAgagtatatgccaataaaat TAAAAATTGGCCTACGTCACCCAGATGCCGTAGTTGAGACTAGTTCTTTATCCAGTGTTACTCCTCCTGATGTTTGGTAcaagacatctatttctgaagAAACCATTGATAATGGCTGGTTATCAGCATTACAGCTTGAAGCAATTACTTATGCAGCCCAG caacatgaaaCGTTCCTACCTAATGGAGATCGTGCTGGCTTCTTAATAGGCGATGGTGCTGGTGTAGGAAAAGGAAGGACAATAGCAGGAATCATCTATGAAAATTATTTGTTGAGTAGAAAAAGGGCTTTGTG GTTCAGTGTTTCAAATGATTTAAAGTATGATGCTGAAAGAGATTTGAGGGATATTGGAGCAAAAAACATTTTGGTCCATTCATTGAATAAG tttaaatatggaaaaatttCTTCCAAACATAATGGGAGTGTGAAGAAGGGTGTTATTTTTGCTACCTATTCTTCCCTTATTGGTGAAAGTCAGTCTGGTGGTAAATATAAAACGAGGTTAAAACAACTTCTACATTGGTGCGGTGATGACTTCGATGGAGTG ATAGTTTTTGATGAATGTCATAAAGCAAAAAACTTATGTCCTGTTGGTTCTTCAAAGCCAACCAAGACAGGCTTAGCAGTTTTAGAACTTCAGAACAAATTGCCAAAAGCTAGAGTTGTCTATGCTAGTGCCACTG GTGCTTCTGAACCACGAAATATGGCCTATATGAACCGTCTTGGAATATGGGGTGAGGGAACTCCATTTAGAGAATTCAGTGACTTTATTCAGGCAGTAGAACGGAG agGTGTTGGTGCCATGGAAATAGTTGCTATGGATATGAAGCTTAGAGGAATGTACATTGCTCGACAGCTGAGCTTTACTGGAGTGACCTTCAAAATTGAGGaagttcttctttctcagagctATGTTAAAATGTATAACAAAGCAGTCAAACTG TGGGTCATTGCTCGAGAGCGGTTTCAGCAAGCTGCAGATCTGATTGATGCTGAGCAGAGAATGAAGAAATCCATGTGGGGTCAGTTCTGGTCTGCTCACCAGAGATTTTTCAAATACTTGTGCATAGCGTCCAAAGTTAAAAGAGTTGTGCAACTAGCTCGAGAAGAAATCAAGAATGGAAAA tgtgTTGTAATTGGTCTGCAGTCTACGGGAGAAGCTAGAACATTAGAAGCCTTGGAAGAGGGCGGGGGAGAATTGAATGATTTTGTTTCAACTGCCAA AGGAGTGTTACAGTCACTCATTGAAAAACACTTCCCTGCTCCGGATAGAAAAAAGCTTTATAGTTTGCTGGGAATTGATTTGACAGCTCCAAGTAACAGCAGTTCACCAAGAGATAGTCCttgtaaggaaaataaaacaaagaagcgGAAAG GTGAAGAAATAACTCGAGAAGCCAAAAAAGCACGAAAAATAGGTGGCCTTACTGGTAGCAGTTCTGATGATAGTGGAAGTGAATCTGATGCCTCTGATAATGAAGAAAGTGACTATGAGAGCTCTAAAAACATGAGTTCTGGAGATGATGATGATTTCAACCCATTCAGAGATGAGTCTAGTGAGGATGATGAAGATG ATCCCTGGTTAATCAGAAAAGatcataagaaaaacaaagataaaaaaaaaaggaaaagtatagaTCCAGATTCTATTCAAAGTGCCTTATTAGCGTCAGGTCTTGGATCAAAACGACCTAGTTTTTCTTCTACACCAGTTATTTCACCTGCTCCTAACAGTGCACCAG CTAACAGTAACACCAACAGCAACAGTAGCCTTATAACAAGTCAAGATGCCGTGGAAAGGGCCCAACAGATGAAGAAAGACCTACTTGATAAACTAGAAAAATTAGCTGAAGACCTCCCTCCTAATACCCTGGATGAACTTATTGATGAACTTGGTGGCCCTGAAAATGTTGCTGAG ATGACTGGCCGCAAGGGGAGGGTCGTAAGCAATGATGATGGAAGCATATCTTATGAGTCAAGATCTGAACTTGATGTTCCTGTGGAAATActaaatattacagaaaaacaaagatttatgGATGGAGATAAG AATATTGCTATCATCTCAGAAGCTGCCAGCTCAGGCATTTCATTACAAGCGGATAGAAGGGCTAAAAATCAAAGGCGAAGAGTTCATATGACTCTGGAGTTACCATGGAGTGCTGATAGAGCAATTCAGCAATTTG GACGAACTCATAGATCAAATCAAGTTACCGCTCCTGAATATGTCTTTCTGATTTCTGAATTGGCAGGAGAACAAAGATTTGCATCTATTGTTGCTAAAAGACTTGAGAGTTTG GGCGCACTTACACATGGAGACAGAAGAGCAACAGAATCTAGAGATCTGAGCCGGTTCAACTTCGATAATAAG TATGGAAGAAATGCTTTAGAAATTGTCATGAAATCCATTGTAAACCTAGATTCTCCTATGGTATCACCACCTCCAGACTATCCTGGAGAATTCTTTAAAG atgtTCGACAAGGACTGATAGGAGTTGGTCTAATAAATGTAGAAGATCGTTCAGGAATTCTTACTCTAGATAAAG ATTATAACAACataggaaaattcttaaacagaattTTGGGCATGGAAGTGCATCAACAGAATGCACTATTTCAGTATTTCGCAGACACACTTACTGCAGTCGttcaaaatgccaaaaaaaatggAAGATACGATATGGGAATCTTAG ATCTTGGTTCTGGGGATGAAAAAGTGAGGAAAAGTGATGTTAAGAAGTTTCTGACTCCAGGATATTCAACATCTGGCCATGTAGAATTATACACA ataagTGTGGAGAGGGGAATGTCCTGGGAGGAAGCTACCAAGATTTGGGCTGAGCTGACAGGACCAGATGATGGCTTTTATTTGTCATTGCAA ataagaaACAACAAGAAAACTGCCATCTTAGTTAAAGAAGTAAACCCTAAAAAGAAGCTTTTCTTAGTTTATAGACCAAATACCGGGAAACAACTCAAATTAGAAATTTATGCTgatctaaaaaagaaatataagaag gtagtCTCAGACGATGCCGTGGTCCACTGGTTAGATCAGTATAATTCATCTGCAGATACTTGTACTCATGCTTATtg